A DNA window from Mucilaginibacter xinganensis contains the following coding sequences:
- a CDS encoding FkbM family methyltransferase codes for MSILKRIIPNNIKQEGKYLLYSILKIPYNRVGLPIDIAQWLGVNSPITFIDIGASKGEFSTALCKFYDVKKGVLIEPIIHNIDKLKEKFNDTSKFDIINVAVSDKTGQSEFFLSEDFDVLSSLFKIKDDHLSPFAISAPIKIIVNTETLDNIAKNSMLDIVDLIKIDVQGAEHLVLNSGLNILKSTKMVYTEFSYKPMYDSSSTFFDVFNILADNNFRMVNISTAYKLKNGEIVQGDALFINNVFL; via the coding sequence ATGAGCATACTTAAGCGGATAATTCCAAATAATATCAAGCAAGAAGGGAAATATTTACTATACTCTATTCTAAAAATACCCTATAATAGAGTTGGTTTACCAATTGATATAGCGCAATGGTTGGGTGTAAATAGCCCCATTACTTTTATTGACATCGGGGCATCTAAAGGTGAGTTTTCAACTGCGCTATGCAAATTCTATGATGTAAAGAAAGGGGTTTTAATTGAACCAATCATTCATAACATTGATAAATTAAAAGAAAAGTTCAACGATACCAGTAAATTTGACATCATTAACGTGGCGGTATCTGACAAAACAGGGCAATCAGAATTTTTTTTATCTGAAGATTTTGATGTACTAAGCTCTTTGTTTAAAATAAAGGATGATCACCTAAGTCCATTTGCAATTTCGGCGCCCATTAAAATAATTGTCAATACTGAAACACTTGATAATATTGCAAAAAATAGCATGTTAGATATCGTGGATTTGATAAAAATTGACGTACAAGGTGCGGAGCATTTAGTATTAAACTCTGGGTTGAATATATTGAAGTCGACGAAAATGGTATATACGGAGTTTTCTTACAAGCCAATGTATGATAGCTCATCAACATTCTTTGATGTTTTTAATATATTAGCCGACAACAATTTCAGGATGGTTAATATTTCGACAGCTTATAAATTAAAAAATGGAGAAATAGTTCAAGGAGATGCGCTTTTCATCAATAATGTTTTTTTGTAA
- a CDS encoding acyltransferase family protein: MRKLEYITVLRAIAILAVLTVHVNLLTPRGQSLGPTFELLISNGARGVQLFYLLSAFTLFLSFNNRSATEKKPIRNYFIRRFFRIAPLYYVAILYYLWQDGTGPRYWLGDAKGISTANIASNFLFVHGFSPYWINSVVPGGWSVAVEVLFYSLLPFLFTRIKNIQQACIFTIIALVLRIVMVRFLFHYPLIADKDLWSNYLFLFLPNQLPIFGLGIILYFIIYDNQKIKFSFKFLFVIAVCTITALAVKPDLFVFEAFYFGAGFLLLAYALHRYHPVVLFNRFFLYVGKVSYTLYLTHFAVVFLLTRFNLANFIRIDNPATAPLNYMLNYIIVLSLSVAVSTVLYYTVEEPMQRVGKRLLRIVNN; encoded by the coding sequence ATGAGAAAATTGGAATACATTACGGTTTTAAGAGCAATTGCAATACTTGCTGTTTTAACTGTACACGTAAACCTACTTACCCCGAGAGGACAAAGTCTTGGCCCAACTTTTGAATTGTTGATCAGTAATGGTGCCCGTGGGGTACAGCTGTTTTATCTGTTAAGTGCTTTTACCCTGTTCCTGTCGTTCAATAATAGAAGCGCTACCGAGAAAAAGCCAATTAGAAACTATTTTATAAGACGTTTTTTCAGGATAGCACCATTGTATTATGTTGCGATATTATATTACCTGTGGCAGGATGGAACGGGACCGCGGTACTGGTTGGGCGATGCCAAAGGGATTTCGACAGCCAATATTGCAAGCAATTTTTTGTTCGTCCACGGATTTAGCCCGTACTGGATCAATAGTGTGGTGCCGGGTGGTTGGTCTGTTGCTGTTGAAGTTCTATTTTATAGCTTATTGCCTTTTCTTTTCACCAGGATAAAAAACATTCAGCAGGCGTGTATTTTCACAATAATTGCGCTGGTTTTGCGGATAGTGATGGTGCGTTTTTTATTTCACTACCCGCTTATTGCCGACAAAGACTTGTGGAGCAATTATTTGTTTTTGTTTCTTCCTAATCAGCTGCCAATATTCGGTTTAGGGATTATCTTGTATTTCATTATTTATGATAACCAAAAAATAAAATTCTCATTTAAGTTCTTGTTTGTCATAGCTGTATGCACAATTACAGCACTGGCAGTTAAACCGGATCTGTTTGTTTTCGAGGCTTTTTACTTCGGTGCCGGGTTTTTATTGCTTGCCTATGCCTTGCACAGGTATCATCCTGTAGTGTTGTTTAACAGGTTTTTTTTGTACGTTGGTAAAGTAAGTTACACGCTTTATTTAACTCATTTTGCTGTTGTATTCCTTTTAACCAGGTTTAATTTGGCCAATTTTATACGAATTGATAATCCAGCAACGGCACCTTTAAATTACATGCTGAACTATATAATAGTTTTAAGTTTAAGTGTTGCAGTGTCAACTGTTTTGTATTATACCGTTGAAGAGCCTATGCAACGGGTTGGTAAGCGATTGCTGAGAATAGTAAACAATTAA